A region of candidate division TA06 bacterium DNA encodes the following proteins:
- a CDS encoding MBL fold metallo-hydrolase codes for MKPSIYQTVVAKGLVETNCYIASCPETKEAAVIDPGAFSPKEVQTILDIIQQHGLSVKYIVNTHGHIDHIAGNRALLKETGAKLCIHADDADMLTSARQNGSEMFGMDLVSPPPDRLLSDGDVIMLGKLEMKVLHTPGHTQGGIGLLVDGTLFSGDTLFAGSVGRTDLPGGSEDQIIRSIKEKLMVLPDATSVRPGHGPRTTIGAEREENPFL; via the coding sequence ATGAAACCCAGCATATACCAAACAGTGGTGGCCAAGGGGCTGGTGGAAACCAACTGTTACATCGCGTCCTGCCCCGAGACCAAGGAAGCGGCGGTGATAGACCCCGGAGCCTTCAGCCCCAAGGAGGTCCAGACCATTCTGGACATCATCCAGCAGCACGGTCTTTCGGTAAAGTACATCGTCAACACCCACGGGCACATAGATCACATCGCCGGCAACCGCGCCCTGCTCAAGGAGACCGGGGCCAAGCTGTGCATCCATGCCGATGATGCGGATATGCTGACCTCGGCCCGGCAGAACGGTTCGGAGATGTTCGGAATGGACCTGGTCTCACCGCCGCCGGACCGGCTGTTAAGCGACGGCGATGTGATAATGCTGGGAAAGTTGGAAATGAAGGTGCTGCACACACCGGGCCACACTCAGGGCGGCATCGGACTTTTGGTGGACGGGACGCTTTTCTCCGGAGACACACTGTTCGCCGGCTCGGTGGGGCGCACTGACCTGCCGGGTGGCAGCGAGGATCAGATAATCAGGTCCATCAAGGAAAAACTGATGGTGCTGCCGGATGCCACCTCGGTCCGGCCGGGCCACGGGCCCAGGACAACTATCGGGGCCGAGCGGGAGGAGAACCCGTTTCTGTAG
- a CDS encoding GxxExxY protein, with the protein MADKLTEAIIGAAIEVHRILGPGLLESIYEEALCHELQLRGIAFDRQKEVKVFYKDSIIKGQRIDLVVSDEVVVEIKSVRRLEDVFTAQVLSYLKSTRLKRALLINFGENKLIDGVKRFSL; encoded by the coding sequence ATGGCAGATAAATTAACAGAGGCAATAATTGGAGCTGCGATAGAGGTTCATCGTATTCTGGGGCCAGGCCTGCTGGAATCGATATATGAAGAAGCACTTTGCCATGAGTTGCAATTAAGGGGTATTGCCTTTGACAGGCAAAAAGAAGTCAAGGTATTCTATAAGGATAGTATTATCAAGGGCCAAAGGATTGATTTAGTGGTAAGTGATGAGGTTGTGGTTGAGATAAAATCTGTCCGTAGATTGGAAGATGTCTTCACTGCACAGGTGTTATCGTATCTTAAAAGCACCAGGCTTAAAAGGGCATTACTGATCAATTTTGGTGAAAATAAACTTATCGATGGGGTCAAAAGGTTTTCTTTGTGA
- a CDS encoding NUDIX hydrolase codes for MKNWQTIKRRKIYQNPWIAVHEDQVLRPDGSAGIYGVVEVGDAVSIVALQDNAVCLVQQYRPSWGKRVWEVPCGGINSNESPLKAAKRELLEESGISAKKWKQLGIIESNDPVVNRFHLFLAQDLSFAPPRRDHSEADMKSKMWELNDYKKALLNGSIRDNMTIACVCKALLAAGAWTGRS; via the coding sequence ATGAAAAATTGGCAGACCATAAAGCGCCGCAAGATATACCAGAATCCCTGGATCGCCGTCCATGAGGACCAGGTCCTTAGGCCTGACGGGTCAGCCGGTATTTACGGGGTGGTGGAGGTGGGCGATGCGGTCAGCATAGTGGCCCTGCAAGACAACGCCGTCTGCCTGGTCCAGCAGTACCGTCCATCTTGGGGAAAACGGGTGTGGGAAGTGCCTTGTGGGGGGATTAACAGCAATGAAAGCCCGCTCAAGGCCGCAAAACGGGAATTGCTGGAAGAGTCCGGGATCAGCGCCAAAAAATGGAAACAGCTGGGCATCATCGAATCCAACGATCCGGTGGTCAACCGTTTCCATCTTTTTTTGGCCCAAGACCTGTCCTTTGCCCCGCCCCGGAGGGATCATTCCGAAGCCGACATGAAAAGCAAAATGTGGGAACTTAACGACTATAAGAAAGCCCTGCTCAACGGCTCCATCCGGGACAACATGACCATCGCCTGCGTCTGCAAGGCGCTGCTGGCCGCGGGGGCCTGGACCGGGAGATCTTAA